Proteins encoded in a region of the Drosophila gunungcola strain Sukarami chromosome 3L unlocalized genomic scaffold, Dgunungcola_SK_2 000005F, whole genome shotgun sequence genome:
- the LOC128259046 gene encoding rhythmically expressed gene 2 protein — protein sequence MRSLSRFRLITFDVTNTLLQFRTTPGKQYGEIGALFGARCDNNELAKNFKANWYKMNRDYPNFGRDTNPQMEWQQWWRKLIAGTFSESGAAIPDEKLHNFSNHLIELYKTSICWQPCNGSVELLQQLRKNFKPDKCKLGVIANFDPRLTALLQNTKLEQYLDFAVNSYEVKAEKPDAQIFHKAMEKSGLENLQPEECLHIGDGPTTDYLAAKEVGWHSALVHEKSYAYLVKKYGEDIDRDHVFPSLYDFHKKITDGTVVW from the exons ATGCGCAGCCTCAGCCGCTTTCGACTCATCACCTTCGACGTGACCAACACGCTGCTCCAATTTCGGACCACTCCCGGTAAGCAATATGGCGAGATTGGAGCCCTCTTCGGAGCCAGATGCGACAACAATGAGCTGGCCAAGAACTTCAAGGCCAACTG GTACAAGATGAACAGGGATTATCCCAACTTTGGACGCGACACGAATCCCCAGATGGAGTGGCAGCAGTGGTGGCGTAAGCTGATAGCAG GCACTTTTTCGGAGAGTGGAGCTGCCATTCCGGACGAGAAGCTGCACAACTTCTCCAACCATCTGATTGAGCTGTACAAGACCTCCATTTGCTGGCAGCCGTGCAATGGCAGCGTGGAACTCCTTCAGCAACTCCGCAAGAACTTCAAGCCGGACAAGTGCAAATTGGGGGTGATAGCCAACTTCGATCCGCGACTGACGGCGCTGCTCCAAAACACCAAACTGGAACAGTACTTGGACTTTGCCGTGAACTCGTACGAGGTTAAAGCCGAAAAGCCGGATGCGCAGATCTTTCACAAGGCGATGGAGAAGTCCGGCTTGGAGAACCTGCAGCCGGAGGAGTGCCTGCACATAGGCGATGGTCCCACCACCGATTATTTGGCCGCCAAGGAAGTGGGCTGGCACTCGGCGTTGGTCCACGAGAAGAGCTACGCGTATCTAGTCAAGAAATACGGCGAGGACATCGACCGAGATCACGTTTTTCCCAGTCTGTACGACTTCCACAAAAAGATCACGGACGGCACGGTGGTCTGGTGA
- the LOC128259038 gene encoding SEC14-like protein 2, with protein MSGPMPEISEEQRATLEQFRKQMDDALVGTHDDYFLVRWLRARKWNLEAAEKMLRASLKTRAMWNVDNIEKWDPPKALQEYLPYGLMGYDNEGSPVLVCPFANFDMWGMMHCVTRFEFQKYLVMLIERFMKIAYDQSLKHGWRARQLVVFFDMQDVNLKQYAWRPAAECVISTVKQYEANFPELLKMCYIINAPKLFSVAFNIVKKFLDENTTSKIVIYKSGVDRWQQQLFSHVNRKAFPKAWGGEMVDRNGDPQCKALMIWGGKLPEELYIDQSSQQSDRDFVETQVPKGDKLKLQFRVALEEQKILSWEFRTFDYDIKFGIYSVDEKTGEKRSEVALGTVYSNEMDEVGYISTRPNTTYTVVFDNSASYLRSKKLRYWVDLISDEEEGISELTSQMDNTQIASQQ; from the exons atGTCCGGCCCAATGCCCGAAATCAGCGAGGAGCAACGTGCGACGTTGGAGCAG TTTCGCAAGCAAATGGACGATGCTCTGGTGGGAACCCACGATGACTATTTCCTGGTGCGGTGGCTTAGAG CTCGAAAATGGAATCTGGAAGCGGCGGAGAAAATGCTGAGAGCT AGCTTGAAGACCCGCGCCATGTGGAATGTGGACAACATTGAGAAGTGGGATCCGCCCAAGGCACTGCAGGAATATTTACCCTATGGCCTCATGGGCTACGACAACGAAGGATCACCAG TGTTGGTTTGCCCCTTTGCCAACTTCGACATGTGGGGCATGATGCACTGCGTAACGCGATTCGAGTTCCAAAAGTACCTGGTAATGCTGATCGAGCGCTTCATGAAGATCGCCTACGATCAGAGTTTGAAACACGGCTGGCGTGCCCGCCAGCTGGTCGTATTTTTCGACATGCAGGACGTGAATCTGAAGCAGTACGCCTGGCGACCGGCGGCTGAGTGCGTGATCTCCACGGTGAAACAGTACGAGGCTAACTTCCCGGAGCTGCTCAAGATGTGCTACATCATCAATGCGCCCAAACTCTTCTCGGTGGCCTTCAATATTGTGAAGAAGTTCCTCGACGAGAACACCACCAGCAAGATCGTGATCTACAAGTCCGGCGTAGATcggtggcagcagcagctcttCTCGCACGTCAACCGCAAGGCGTTCCCGAAGGCCTGGGGCGGCGAGATGGTGGACCGAAACGGGGATCCCCAGTGCAAGGCACTGATGATCTGGGGCGGCAAGCTGCCGGAGGAGCTGTACATCGACCAGAGTAGCCAGCAAAGCGACAGGGACTTTGTGGAGACGCAGGTGCCCAAGGGCGACAAACTGAAGTTGCAATTCAGGGTCGCCTTGGAGGAGCAGAAGATCCTGTCCTGGGAGTTCCGCACCTTCGACTATGACATCAAGTTTGGCATCTACAGCGTGGACGAGAAGACGGGCGAGAAGCGCAGCGAGGTGGCACTGGGAACAGTGTACTCCAACGAGATGGACGAAGTAGGCTACATCTCCACACGGCCCAACACCACTT ACACGGTGGTCTTCGACAACTCCGCCAGCTATCTGCGCAGCAAGAAGCTGCGTTATTGGGTGGACCTGATCTCCGACGAGGAGGAGGGCATCTCCGAGCTGACCAGCCAAATGGACAACACTCAGATTGCGAGCCAGCAGTGA